The proteins below come from a single Plantactinospora sp. KBS50 genomic window:
- a CDS encoding quinone-dependent dihydroorotate dehydrogenase translates to MIFERVVRPRLFRIGGGDAEAAHEWTLRRLAALSGNRAALAALRGRYAVRAPRTVFGVEFPNPVGLAAGMDKDGVALPAWPALGFGFVEVGTVTAHPQPGNPRPRLFRLPDSAAVVNRMGFNNCGAAALAARLAALRRPLGVPLGISLGKSKVTPLDGAVADYLASYRALREHGDYFVVNVSSPNTPGLRELQDREHLDALLGALVGQRPILVKIAPDLTEPAIAELLAVCLERGAAGVVATNTTVARPEVAERDRPAAAQRGGLSGRPLAARAREVVAFVRREAGDALPVIGVGGLMAPDDAARMFDAGASLVQLYTGFIYRGPALVRAVARAAAAAPPAAGVSTGPSLPR, encoded by the coding sequence GTGATCTTCGAACGGGTGGTCCGGCCCCGGCTGTTCCGGATCGGCGGCGGGGACGCCGAGGCCGCGCACGAGTGGACGCTGCGCCGGCTCGCCGCGCTCTCCGGCAACCGGGCCGCCCTGGCCGCCCTGCGCGGGCGGTACGCGGTCCGGGCGCCGCGGACGGTGTTCGGCGTCGAGTTCCCGAACCCGGTCGGCCTGGCCGCCGGGATGGACAAGGACGGCGTCGCGCTGCCGGCCTGGCCGGCGCTCGGCTTCGGGTTCGTCGAGGTCGGCACGGTCACCGCGCACCCGCAGCCGGGCAACCCCCGGCCGCGGCTGTTCCGGCTGCCGGACAGCGCCGCGGTGGTCAACCGGATGGGCTTCAACAACTGCGGCGCCGCCGCGCTGGCCGCCCGGCTCGCGGCGCTGCGGCGCCCGCTGGGCGTGCCGCTGGGGATCTCGCTGGGCAAGTCGAAGGTGACGCCGCTGGACGGTGCCGTGGCGGACTACCTGGCCTCGTACCGCGCGCTGCGCGAGCACGGCGACTACTTCGTGGTGAACGTCTCGTCGCCGAACACGCCCGGCCTGCGGGAGTTGCAGGACCGGGAGCACCTGGACGCGTTGCTCGGCGCGCTGGTGGGGCAGCGGCCGATCCTCGTGAAGATCGCCCCGGACCTGACCGAGCCGGCGATCGCGGAACTGCTCGCGGTATGCCTGGAGCGCGGCGCGGCCGGGGTGGTGGCCACCAACACCACGGTGGCCCGGCCGGAGGTGGCCGAGCGGGACCGGCCGGCGGCGGCGCAGCGGGGTGGCCTGTCCGGGCGCCCGTTGGCCGCCCGTGCCCGCGAGGTGGTCGCGTTCGTCCGGCGCGAGGCGGGCGACGCCCTGCCGGTGATCGGCGTGGGCGGCCTGATGGCCCCGGACGACGCGGCCCGGATGTTCGACGCCGGCGCCAGCCTGGTGCAGCTCTACACGGGATTCATCTACCGGGGGCCGGCACTGGTCCGGGCGGTCGCCCGGGCCGCGGCGGCGGCACCGCCGGCCGCGGGTGTCAGCACAGGGCCCTCCCTGCCCCGGTAG
- a CDS encoding adenosylmethionine--8-amino-7-oxononanoate transaminase produces MSPEELLATDREHVWHPYAPMPSTTPPYPVVAAQGVRLRLADGRELVDGMSSWWAAIHGYRHPALDRAVVEQVGRMSHVMFGGLTHEPAVRLARSLVELTPPGLEHVFLCDSGSVSVEVAIKMCLQYQRGRGRPERRRLATWRGGYHGDTFHPMSVCDPEGGMHHLWTGVLPRQVFTAEPPAGYDAPVDQEYAAALVEAVERHAGELAAVIVEPVVQGAGGMRFHHPYYLKVLREVTKQHGVLLIFDEIATGFGRTGRWFAADHAEVTPDVMCVGKALTAGYLTLAAALCTPEVARGISAGGVLAHGPTFMANPLACAVANASIELLRDGGWATDVPRISAGLRAGLAPLAGAPGVRDVRVLGAIGVVQLDHEVDLAAATDAAVRHGVWLRPFRDLVYAMPPYVTGDADVIRITEGIAAAVAAG; encoded by the coding sequence GTGAGCCCGGAAGAGTTGTTGGCCACCGACCGGGAGCACGTCTGGCACCCGTACGCCCCGATGCCCTCGACCACCCCGCCGTACCCGGTGGTGGCGGCGCAGGGCGTCCGGCTGCGGCTGGCCGACGGCCGGGAGCTGGTGGACGGCATGTCCTCGTGGTGGGCCGCCATCCACGGCTACCGGCACCCGGCGCTGGACCGGGCGGTGGTCGAGCAGGTGGGCCGGATGAGCCACGTCATGTTCGGCGGCCTCACCCACGAGCCGGCGGTGCGGCTGGCGCGCAGCCTGGTCGAGCTGACCCCACCCGGGCTGGAACACGTCTTCCTCTGCGACTCGGGCTCGGTGAGCGTCGAGGTGGCGATCAAGATGTGCCTGCAGTACCAGCGGGGTCGCGGTCGCCCCGAGCGGCGCCGGCTGGCCACCTGGCGTGGCGGATATCACGGCGACACCTTCCACCCGATGAGTGTGTGCGACCCGGAGGGCGGGATGCACCACCTCTGGACGGGGGTGCTGCCGCGGCAGGTCTTCACGGCCGAGCCGCCGGCCGGGTACGACGCACCTGTCGATCAGGAATACGCGGCGGCGCTCGTCGAGGCGGTCGAGCGACATGCCGGGGAATTGGCCGCGGTCATCGTGGAACCGGTGGTGCAGGGCGCCGGCGGCATGCGCTTCCACCATCCCTATTACCTCAAGGTGTTGCGTGAGGTAACCAAGCAGCATGGGGTGTTACTCATTTTCGACGAGATTGCTACGGGATTTGGTCGCACCGGTCGGTGGTTCGCCGCCGATCACGCCGAGGTGACCCCCGACGTGATGTGCGTCGGCAAGGCGCTCACGGCGGGATATCTCACCCTCGCCGCCGCGCTCTGCACCCCGGAGGTGGCCCGCGGGATCTCGGCCGGCGGGGTGTTGGCGCACGGCCCGACGTTCATGGCCAACCCGCTGGCCTGTGCGGTGGCCAACGCCTCGATCGAGCTGCTGCGCGACGGCGGCTGGGCCACGGACGTACCCCGGATCTCGGCCGGCCTGCGGGCCGGGCTGGCGCCGCTGGCCGGCGCCCCCGGCGTGCGCGACGTGCGGGTGCTGGGCGCCATCGGGGTGGTGCAACTGGATCACGAGGTGGATCTGGCCGCGGCCACCGACGCGGCCGTGCGGCACGGCGTGTGGCTGCGGCCGTTCCGGGATCTCGTCTACGCGATGCCGCCGTACGTCACCGGCGACGCAGACGTGATCCGGATCACTGAAGGCATCGCGGCGGCGGTGGCCGCGGGATGA
- the pyrF gene encoding orotidine-5'-phosphate decarboxylase — protein METFGERLVAAIERRGPLCVGIDPHPALLTGWGLPDSVDGLDRFCAAVVTALAGRVAVVKPQSAFFERFGARGVEILESTIRHFRSSETLVLLDVKRGDIGSTVAAYASAYLDPSSPLYADAITASPYLGVGALAPMFDLAAAHGGGVFVLALTSNPQGRAVQHARGADGRTVAQSVIDEISLLNKGVEPLGSVGLVVGATVGRTGHDLSRVNGPLLAPGLGAQGARAADLRTVFGDRLSAVLPSYSREVLSAGPDPAALRAAAERVLAECRAALAPDAE, from the coding sequence ATGGAGACCTTCGGAGAACGGCTGGTCGCGGCGATCGAGCGGCGCGGACCGCTGTGTGTGGGCATCGATCCTCATCCGGCCCTGCTGACCGGCTGGGGGCTGCCGGACAGCGTCGACGGGTTGGACCGGTTCTGCGCCGCGGTGGTCACCGCACTGGCCGGCCGGGTGGCGGTGGTAAAGCCGCAATCCGCCTTCTTCGAGCGTTTCGGCGCACGAGGCGTCGAGATTCTTGAGTCAACTATCCGACACTTTCGGTCGAGCGAAACCCTTGTGCTGCTCGATGTGAAGCGTGGCGACATCGGCTCGACGGTCGCGGCGTACGCCTCGGCGTATCTGGATCCATCCAGCCCGTTGTATGCCGACGCGATCACCGCGAGTCCGTACCTCGGCGTCGGGGCGCTGGCGCCGATGTTCGATCTGGCGGCCGCGCACGGCGGCGGCGTGTTCGTGCTCGCCCTCACCTCGAATCCGCAGGGCCGGGCCGTGCAGCACGCCCGCGGCGCCGACGGGCGCACCGTGGCGCAGTCCGTCATCGACGAGATTTCCCTGCTCAACAAGGGTGTCGAGCCGCTCGGCAGCGTCGGGCTGGTGGTCGGGGCCACCGTCGGGCGGACCGGTCACGACCTGTCCCGGGTCAATGGCCCGCTGCTGGCACCGGGCCTCGGCGCTCAGGGCGCCCGGGCGGCCGACCTGCGGACGGTGTTCGGTGACCGGCTGTCAGCGGTGTTGCCCTCGTACTCCCGAGAGGTGCTGTCGGCCGGCCCGGACCCGGCCGCGCTGCGGGCCGCGGCCGAGCGCGTACTCGCCGAATGTCGCGCGGCACTGGCGCCTGATGCTGAGTGA
- the mihF gene encoding integration host factor, actinobacterial type: MPLPSLSPEQRAAALEKAAEIRKARAELKEQLKQGKTTLAAVLERAESDDVVGKLKVSAVLQAMPGIGKIRATQIMEKLKIADSRRLRGLGEQQRKALLGEFSAN; this comes from the coding sequence GTGCCGCTCCCGTCATTGAGCCCCGAACAGCGCGCAGCAGCGCTGGAAAAGGCCGCGGAGATCCGCAAGGCCCGCGCTGAGCTGAAGGAGCAGCTCAAGCAGGGCAAGACCACCCTCGCCGCCGTCCTGGAGCGGGCGGAGTCCGACGATGTCGTCGGCAAGCTGAAGGTTTCGGCCGTCCTGCAGGCGATGCCGGGCATCGGCAAGATCCGGGCTACACAGATCATGGAGAAGCTCAAGATCGCCGACAGCCGGCGCCTGCGTGGCCTCGGCGAGCAGCAGCGCAAGGCACTGCTTGGGGAGTTCTCCGCGAACTAG
- the rpoZ gene encoding DNA-directed RNA polymerase subunit omega, producing MGSIANPEGITNPPIDELLEKTSSKYSLVIFAAKRARQVNAYYSQLGEGLLEYVGPLVETTPQEKPLSIAMREINAGLLTAEPIEAP from the coding sequence GTGGGATCCATCGCCAACCCCGAGGGCATCACCAACCCGCCGATCGACGAGCTGCTCGAGAAGACGTCCTCGAAGTACTCCCTGGTGATCTTCGCGGCCAAGCGCGCCCGCCAGGTCAACGCGTACTACAGCCAGCTCGGCGAGGGCCTGCTGGAGTACGTCGGCCCGCTGGTCGAGACCACCCCGCAGGAGAAGCCGCTCTCGATCGCGATGCGCGAGATCAACGCCGGCCTGCTCACCGCCGAGCCGATCGAAGCGCCGTAA
- the coaBC gene encoding bifunctional phosphopantothenoylcysteine decarboxylase/phosphopantothenate--cysteine ligase CoaBC yields the protein MPGHVVLGVGGGIAAYKACELLRLLTESGHSVRVVPTASALAFVGAPTWAALSGQPVASDVWSDVHEVPHVRLGQQADLVVVAPATADLLARAAHGLADDLLTNILLTARCPVVLAPAMHTEMWEHPATVQNVATLRRRGVLVIEPASGRLTGADTGKGRLPDPAEIFAVARRALARPAGTADLAGRRVVVTAGGTREPLDPVRFLGNRSSGKQGYAFARSAVARGAKVTLVTANVTLAEPAGVELVRVGTTAELRAATVEAAAGADAVVMAAAPADFRPATYAAEKIKKAGDGSAPTLPLVTNPDIAAELGERRTPGQVLVVFAAETTDAEANARGKLARKKADLIVVNVVGEDRVFGADTNAAIVLGADGSRLELPEQAKEDLADRVWDLVVARLSDR from the coding sequence ATGCCCGGCCACGTCGTCCTCGGCGTGGGCGGGGGCATCGCCGCGTACAAGGCATGTGAGCTGCTCCGACTGCTGACCGAGTCGGGGCACTCCGTGCGGGTGGTGCCGACCGCGTCCGCGCTCGCCTTCGTCGGCGCGCCCACCTGGGCCGCGCTCTCCGGCCAGCCGGTTGCCTCGGACGTCTGGTCCGACGTGCACGAGGTGCCGCACGTACGGCTCGGCCAGCAGGCCGACCTGGTCGTCGTGGCCCCCGCCACCGCGGACCTGCTGGCCCGCGCCGCGCACGGCCTCGCCGACGACCTGCTCACCAACATCCTGCTGACCGCCCGCTGTCCGGTCGTGCTGGCCCCGGCCATGCACACCGAGATGTGGGAGCATCCGGCCACCGTGCAGAACGTCGCGACCCTGCGCCGCCGGGGCGTCCTGGTGATCGAGCCCGCCAGCGGCCGGTTGACCGGAGCGGACACCGGCAAGGGCCGGCTGCCGGACCCGGCCGAGATCTTCGCGGTGGCCCGCCGGGCGCTGGCCCGCCCGGCCGGCACGGCGGACCTGGCCGGCCGCCGGGTGGTGGTCACCGCCGGCGGCACCCGGGAGCCGCTGGACCCGGTCCGCTTCCTCGGCAACCGCTCGTCCGGCAAGCAGGGGTACGCGTTCGCCCGGTCCGCCGTGGCCCGCGGCGCGAAGGTGACGCTTGTCACTGCAAACGTCACGCTCGCCGAGCCGGCCGGCGTCGAACTGGTCCGGGTGGGCACCACGGCGGAGCTTCGGGCGGCCACCGTCGAGGCCGCGGCCGGCGCCGACGCGGTGGTGATGGCCGCCGCGCCGGCGGACTTCCGGCCGGCGACGTACGCCGCCGAGAAGATCAAGAAGGCGGGCGACGGATCGGCGCCGACCCTCCCGCTGGTCACCAACCCCGACATCGCGGCGGAGCTGGGCGAGCGCCGTACACCGGGCCAGGTGCTCGTGGTGTTCGCCGCCGAGACCACCGACGCCGAGGCCAACGCGCGCGGCAAGCTGGCGCGCAAGAAGGCGGACCTCATCGTGGTGAACGTGGTCGGCGAGGACCGGGTGTTCGGCGCCGACACCAACGCCGCGATCGTGCTGGGCGCCGACGGGTCCCGCCTCGAACTGCCCGAGCAGGCCAAGGAGGACCTCGCCGACCGGGTCTGGGACCTGGTGGTCGCCCGACTGTCCGACAGGTGA
- the metK gene encoding methionine adenosyltransferase produces the protein MARRLFTSESVTEGHPDKIADQISDGILDALLSQDPRSRVAVETLITTGQVHVAGEVTTQAYADIPTIVRETILSIGYDSSKKGFDGASCGVSVSIGAQSPDIAQGVDNAFELRTGYSESALDAQGAGDQGMMFGFACSETPELMPLPIALAHRLSRRLSSARKDGTIPYLRPDGKTQVTIEYDGLRPVRLNTVVVSSQHAADISLESLLTPDVREHVIAPELEGLGLDTGDYRLLVNPTGRFEIGGPMGDAGLTGRKIIVDTYGGYARHGGGAFSGKDPSKVDRSAAYAMRWVAKNVVAAGLAERCEAQVAYAIGKAHPVSLFVETFGTENVPVDRIERAIGEVFDLRPAAIIRDLNLLRPIYRQTAAYGHFGRELPDLTWEGTDRAGDLKSAAGA, from the coding sequence GTGGCACGCCGCCTGTTTACCTCCGAGTCGGTCACGGAAGGCCACCCGGACAAGATTGCCGACCAGATCAGCGACGGAATCCTCGACGCGTTGCTCAGCCAGGACCCGCGCAGCCGGGTCGCCGTCGAGACACTGATCACGACCGGTCAGGTCCACGTCGCCGGCGAGGTCACCACCCAGGCGTACGCCGACATTCCGACGATCGTGCGGGAGACCATCCTCAGCATCGGCTACGACTCGTCGAAGAAGGGCTTCGACGGCGCCTCCTGCGGGGTGAGCGTCTCGATCGGCGCCCAGTCGCCGGACATCGCGCAGGGCGTGGACAACGCCTTCGAGCTGCGCACCGGATACTCCGAGAGCGCGCTGGACGCGCAGGGCGCCGGCGACCAGGGCATGATGTTCGGCTTCGCCTGCTCGGAGACGCCGGAGCTGATGCCGCTGCCGATCGCGCTGGCGCACCGGCTGTCCCGCCGGCTGTCCTCGGCCCGCAAGGACGGCACCATCCCCTACCTGCGACCGGACGGCAAGACCCAGGTCACCATCGAGTACGACGGCTTGCGGCCGGTCCGGCTCAACACGGTGGTGGTCAGCAGCCAGCACGCCGCGGACATCTCGCTGGAGTCGCTGCTCACCCCGGACGTGCGCGAGCACGTGATCGCCCCGGAACTGGAGGGGCTGGGTCTGGACACCGGCGACTACCGGCTGCTGGTCAACCCGACCGGCCGGTTCGAGATCGGCGGCCCGATGGGCGACGCCGGCCTCACCGGACGCAAGATCATCGTTGACACGTACGGCGGGTACGCGCGGCACGGCGGCGGGGCCTTCTCGGGCAAGGATCCGTCCAAGGTCGACCGCTCGGCGGCGTACGCGATGCGCTGGGTGGCCAAGAACGTGGTGGCGGCCGGCCTGGCCGAGCGGTGCGAGGCGCAGGTCGCGTACGCCATCGGCAAGGCGCACCCGGTGAGCCTGTTCGTCGAGACGTTCGGCACCGAGAACGTGCCGGTGGACCGGATCGAGCGGGCCATCGGCGAGGTGTTCGACCTGCGCCCGGCGGCCATCATCCGGGACCTGAACCTGCTCCGCCCGATCTACCGGCAGACCGCCGCGTACGGCCACTTCGGGCGGGAACTGCCCGACCTGACCTGGGAGGGGACCGACCGGGCCGGCGACCTGAAGTCGGCCGCGGGAGCCTGA
- the def gene encoding peptide deformylase codes for MTVQPIRLFGDPVLRTPADPVRDFDAELRRLVADLTETMRESNGAGLAAPQLGVGLRVFAFDVDDVLGHLINPVLEFPDEDEQEGPEGCLSIPGLYFDTRRRQNVVAKGFNEYGDPVQIVGTGLMARCVQHETDHLDGVLFVDRLDPAGRKEAMRAIRQADWYDREAPPVVKLSPHGPANPFGLGR; via the coding sequence GTGACCGTCCAGCCCATCCGTCTCTTCGGTGATCCGGTGCTGCGGACGCCGGCCGATCCGGTCCGCGACTTCGACGCCGAGCTGCGCAGGCTCGTCGCCGATCTCACCGAGACGATGCGGGAGAGCAACGGCGCCGGCCTGGCCGCGCCGCAGCTCGGCGTGGGACTGCGGGTCTTCGCCTTCGACGTGGACGACGTGCTGGGCCACCTGATCAACCCGGTGCTGGAGTTCCCCGACGAGGACGAGCAGGAGGGCCCGGAGGGCTGCCTGTCCATCCCCGGGCTCTACTTCGACACCAGGCGCCGGCAGAACGTCGTCGCCAAGGGCTTCAACGAGTACGGCGACCCGGTGCAGATCGTCGGCACCGGCCTGATGGCGCGCTGCGTGCAGCACGAGACCGACCACCTGGACGGGGTGCTGTTCGTCGACCGGCTCGACCCCGCCGGCCGCAAGGAGGCGATGCGGGCCATCCGGCAGGCCGACTGGTACGACCGGGAGGCGCCGCCGGTGGTCAAGCTCAGCCCGCACGGGCCGGCCAACCCCTTCGGTCTGGGTCGGTGA
- the fmt gene encoding methionyl-tRNA formyltransferase, with product MRLVFAGTPAVALPALDAIAGSGHDLLAVVTRPDAPAGRGRGVRRSPVGAWADERGIEVLTPDRPQDPEFLARLGELAVDCVPVVAYGALVPPAALEIPRHGWVNLHFSLLPAWRGAAPVQHAVLHGDEITGASVFQLEQGLDTGPVFGTLTDEIRATDTAGDLLDRLARSGAGLLVAVLDAIEAGTARARPQPPDGVSTAPKLTVEDARVPWSDPAFAIDRRIRACTPAPGAWSTFRDERVKLGPVTLVANGPQLAPGALLAERGRVLVGTATTPVALGEVRAAGKRAMPAADWARGVRVGSGEALA from the coding sequence ATGCGGCTCGTCTTCGCCGGTACGCCGGCCGTCGCACTGCCTGCCCTGGACGCCATCGCCGGCTCCGGGCACGACCTGCTGGCCGTGGTCACCCGGCCGGACGCCCCGGCCGGCCGCGGCCGCGGGGTACGCCGTTCCCCGGTCGGCGCCTGGGCCGACGAGCGGGGGATCGAGGTGCTCACCCCGGATCGTCCCCAGGACCCGGAGTTCCTCGCCCGGCTCGGCGAGCTGGCGGTCGACTGCGTGCCGGTGGTGGCCTACGGCGCGCTGGTCCCGCCGGCCGCGCTGGAGATCCCCCGGCACGGCTGGGTGAACCTGCACTTCTCGCTGCTGCCGGCCTGGCGGGGCGCGGCGCCCGTGCAGCATGCGGTGCTGCACGGCGACGAGATCACCGGGGCCAGCGTCTTCCAACTGGAACAGGGCCTGGACACCGGCCCGGTGTTCGGCACCCTCACCGACGAGATCCGCGCCACCGACACCGCGGGCGACCTGCTGGACCGGTTGGCCCGGTCCGGGGCCGGCCTGCTGGTGGCGGTGCTGGACGCGATCGAGGCGGGCACGGCCCGCGCGCGTCCGCAGCCGCCGGACGGGGTGTCGACGGCGCCGAAGCTGACCGTCGAGGACGCCCGGGTGCCGTGGTCCGACCCGGCCTTCGCGATCGACCGCCGCATCCGGGCCTGCACCCCGGCACCGGGCGCCTGGAGCACCTTCCGCGACGAACGGGTCAAGCTCGGGCCGGTGACCCTGGTGGCCAACGGGCCGCAGTTGGCCCCCGGTGCGCTGCTGGCGGAGCGGGGTCGGGTGCTGGTCGGCACCGCGACCACGCCGGTCGCGCTGGGCGAGGTGCGGGCCGCGGGCAAGCGCGCCATGCCGGCCGCCGACTGGGCCCGGGGCGTGCGGGTCGGCTCCGGCGAGGCGCTGGCATGA
- a CDS encoding RsmB/NOP family class I SAM-dependent RNA methyltransferase, with protein sequence MSVDAARRSAYDAVASVHRDDAFANLVLPAILRERGLHGRDAAFATELTYGTLRALGTLDAVLAAAAGREVERIDPPARDALRLGAYQLLHTRVPAHAAVSETVDLVRAVAPGAAGFANAVLRRVAERDLESWISELAPAAESDPVGHLSVAYSHPAWIVRAFLDALDGDIGETTRLLIEDNERPPVHLAARPGRADAVALADETGGLPGAFSPYAVYLLGGAPGELPAVTQGRAHVQDEGSQLVAAALLAAPLDGPDTRWLDLCAGPGGKAGLLGALAAQRGARVTAVEVAEHRARLVEQAVRGLPVSVHAVDGRTVGSDPDLPEGGFDRVLVDAPCTGLGSLRRRPEARWRRQPTDLPPLTRLQRELLGAALRAVRPGGVVGYVTCSPHVVETHVTVTESARRSGIPVDFVDARPLLPANMPGLGDGPTVQLWPHRHGTDAMFLAVLRRDAG encoded by the coding sequence ATGAGCGTGGACGCGGCGCGGCGCTCCGCGTACGACGCCGTCGCCTCGGTGCACCGGGACGACGCCTTCGCCAACCTGGTGCTGCCGGCCATCCTGCGCGAGCGCGGGCTGCACGGCCGGGACGCGGCGTTCGCCACCGAACTGACCTACGGCACGCTGCGCGCGCTCGGCACCCTGGACGCCGTGCTGGCCGCGGCCGCCGGCCGGGAGGTCGAGCGGATCGACCCGCCGGCCCGGGACGCGCTGCGGCTCGGGGCGTACCAGTTGCTGCACACCCGGGTGCCGGCGCACGCGGCGGTGTCCGAGACGGTGGATCTGGTCCGCGCCGTGGCGCCGGGGGCCGCCGGGTTCGCCAACGCGGTGCTGCGCCGGGTCGCCGAGCGGGACCTGGAGTCCTGGATCAGCGAGCTGGCGCCGGCGGCCGAGTCGGACCCGGTGGGGCACCTGTCGGTGGCCTACAGCCACCCCGCGTGGATCGTCCGGGCGTTCCTGGACGCGCTCGACGGGGACATCGGCGAGACCACCCGGTTGCTGATCGAGGACAACGAGCGGCCGCCGGTGCACCTGGCGGCCCGGCCGGGCCGCGCCGACGCGGTCGCGCTGGCCGACGAGACGGGCGGGCTGCCGGGCGCCTTCTCGCCGTACGCGGTCTATCTGCTGGGCGGTGCGCCGGGCGAACTGCCGGCGGTGACCCAGGGCCGGGCGCACGTGCAGGACGAGGGTTCGCAGCTGGTCGCCGCCGCGTTGCTGGCGGCCCCGCTGGACGGCCCGGACACGCGCTGGCTGGACCTGTGCGCCGGGCCGGGCGGCAAGGCCGGGCTGCTCGGCGCGCTCGCCGCGCAGCGCGGTGCCAGGGTGACCGCGGTCGAGGTGGCCGAGCACCGGGCCCGGCTGGTCGAGCAGGCGGTGCGCGGGCTGCCGGTGTCGGTGCACGCGGTCGACGGGCGGACCGTGGGGTCCGACCCGGACCTGCCCGAGGGGGGCTTCGACCGGGTGCTGGTCGACGCGCCGTGCACCGGGCTCGGCTCGCTGCGCCGCCGCCCGGAGGCGCGGTGGCGGCGGCAGCCGACGGACCTGCCGCCGCTGACCCGGCTGCAACGCGAACTGCTCGGCGCCGCGCTGCGCGCGGTCCGCCCGGGTGGCGTGGTCGGCTACGTCACCTGCTCCCCGCACGTGGTGGAGACGCACGTGACGGTCACCGAGTCGGCGCGCCGCTCCGGAATCCCTGTCGACTTCGTCGACGCGCGACCGTTGCTGCCGGCCAACATGCCGGGGCTGGGGGACGGCCCGACGGTGCAGCTCTGGCCGCACCGGCACGGCACGGACGCGATGTTCCTGGCGGTGCTGCGCCGGGACGCGGGCTGA
- a CDS encoding septum formation family protein — MRRCRAAALAVLAVLVCTACRAPAGVDRDLTDDWPAVPAALPFVPTAGACHPERGDAGVAEERRVDCGQPHDTETVLAGTLRGPDVTAAAPPAPGSAVLRDTRARCDRAASALLGGDWHGGRLNMDVLLPSRDAWSKGARWFRCDLYETYRLGSDSGIPRPREGSFAGALRPGSPLAHTCFRSERSGSRLTSLVAASCTAPHDVEFAGVYTAPAGEPRSTMSEDPDRVRTRCRDVIARFADAPAPEVARRIGLAWRPPSGLDWRDGDRGVLCFLLTNQKLSRSLRGAGSAGLPR; from the coding sequence ATGCGGCGCTGTCGGGCGGCGGCGCTGGCCGTCCTTGCGGTGCTGGTCTGCACCGCCTGCCGGGCACCGGCCGGAGTGGACCGCGACCTCACCGACGACTGGCCGGCGGTACCCGCGGCGCTGCCCTTCGTCCCCACGGCCGGCGCCTGCCACCCGGAACGCGGCGACGCGGGCGTCGCGGAGGAACGCCGGGTCGACTGCGGACAGCCGCACGACACCGAGACGGTGCTCGCGGGCACCCTGCGTGGTCCGGACGTCACCGCCGCGGCGCCGCCGGCACCGGGTTCGGCCGTGCTGCGCGACACCCGCGCCCGGTGCGACCGGGCGGCCAGCGCGCTGCTCGGCGGCGACTGGCACGGCGGCCGGTTGAACATGGACGTGCTGCTGCCGTCCCGGGACGCCTGGTCGAAGGGGGCCCGCTGGTTCCGCTGCGACCTCTACGAGACCTACCGGCTGGGCAGCGACAGCGGCATCCCGCGGCCCCGGGAGGGCAGCTTCGCCGGGGCGCTGCGCCCCGGCTCGCCGCTGGCGCACACCTGCTTCCGCAGCGAACGCTCCGGATCGCGGCTGACCTCGCTGGTCGCGGCGTCCTGCACGGCGCCGCACGACGTGGAGTTCGCCGGCGTCTACACCGCACCGGCGGGCGAGCCGCGCAGCACCATGTCCGAGGACCCCGACCGGGTACGGACCCGGTGCCGGGACGTCATCGCACGGTTCGCCGACGCACCGGCACCGGAGGTGGCCCGCCGGATCGGGCTGGCCTGGAGGCCGCCCAGCGGCCTGGACTGGCGCGACGGTGACCGCGGCGTGCTGTGCTTCCTGCTCACCAACCAGAAACTGAGCCGGTCACTGCGCGGCGCCGGCTCCGCCGGGCTGCCGCGCTGA